In Streptomyces nojiriensis, one genomic interval encodes:
- the rpsC gene encoding 30S ribosomal protein S3 yields the protein MGQKVNPHGFRLGITTDFKSRWYADKLYKDYVKEDVAIRRMMTSGMERAGISKVEIERTRDRVRVDIHTARPGIVIGRRGAEADRIRGDLEKLTGKQVQLNILEVKNPELDAQLVAQAVAEQLSSRVSFRRAMRKSMQGTMKAGAKGIKIQCGGRLGGAEMSRSEFYREGRVPLHTLRANVDYGFFEAKTTFGRIGVKVWIYKGDVKNIAEVRAENAAARAGNRPARGAQGAGDRPAGRGGRGGERGGRGGRKPQQAAGVEAPKADAPAAAPAESTGTEA from the coding sequence ATGGGCCAGAAGGTAAACCCGCACGGGTTCCGGCTCGGCATCACCACCGACTTCAAGTCGCGTTGGTACGCCGACAAGCTGTACAAGGACTACGTCAAGGAAGACGTCGCCATCCGTCGGATGATGACGTCCGGCATGGAGCGCGCCGGCATCTCGAAGGTTGAGATCGAGCGCACCCGTGACCGCGTGCGTGTGGACATCCACACCGCTCGTCCGGGCATCGTCATCGGCCGCCGTGGCGCCGAGGCCGACCGCATCCGCGGTGACCTCGAGAAGCTCACGGGCAAGCAGGTCCAGCTGAACATCCTCGAGGTCAAGAACCCCGAGCTTGACGCTCAGCTGGTTGCCCAGGCCGTTGCCGAGCAGCTCTCCTCCCGCGTCTCCTTCCGTCGCGCCATGCGTAAGAGCATGCAGGGCACGATGAAGGCCGGCGCCAAGGGCATCAAGATCCAGTGTGGCGGCCGTCTCGGCGGCGCCGAGATGTCCCGCTCCGAGTTCTACCGCGAGGGTCGTGTGCCGCTGCACACGCTGCGCGCGAACGTGGACTACGGCTTCTTCGAGGCCAAGACCACCTTCGGCCGTATCGGTGTGAAGGTCTGGATCTACAAGGGCGACGTCAAGAACATCGCCGAGGTTCGCGCCGAGAACGCTGCGGCCCGTGCGGGTAACCGCCCGGCCCGTGGCGCGCAGGGCGCTGGCGACCGTCCCGCCGGCCGTGGTGGCCGTGGTGGCGAGCGCGGCGGCCGTGGTGGCCGCAAGCCGCAGCAGGCTGCTGGTGTCGAGGCCCCCAAGGCCGACGCTCCCGCCGCCGCTCCGGCCGAGAGCACCGGAACGGAGGCCTGA
- the rplP gene encoding 50S ribosomal protein L16 codes for MLIPRRVKHRKQHHPKRSGMAKGGTEVTFGEYGIQALTPAYVTNRQIEAARIAMTRHIKRGGKVWINIYPDRPLTKKPAETRMGSGKGSPEWWIANVHPGRVMFELSYPNEKIAREALTRAAHKLPMKCRIVRREAGES; via the coding sequence ATGCTGATCCCTCGTAGGGTCAAGCACCGCAAGCAGCACCACCCGAAGCGCAGCGGTATGGCCAAGGGCGGTACTGAGGTCACGTTCGGCGAGTACGGCATCCAGGCGCTGACCCCGGCTTACGTGACGAACCGCCAGATCGAGGCGGCTCGTATTGCGATGACCCGCCACATCAAGCGTGGCGGCAAGGTCTGGATCAACATCTACCCGGACCGCCCGCTGACGAAGAAGCCGGCCGAAACCCGCATGGGTTCCGGTAAGGGTTCTCCCGAGTGGTGGATCGCCAACGTGCACCCGGGTCGGGTCATGTTCGAGCTGTCCTACCCGAACGAGAAGATTGCTCGTGAGGCGCTCACCCGCGCTGCTCACAAGCTTCCGATGAAGTGCCGGATTGTTCGGCGCGAGGCAGGTGAGTCGTGA
- the rpmC gene encoding 50S ribosomal protein L29, with protein MATGTKASELRELGNEELVGKLREAKEELFKLRFQAATGQLENNGRLKSVRKDIARIYTLMHERELGIETVESA; from the coding sequence ATGGCGACGGGAACCAAGGCGTCCGAGCTGCGTGAGCTCGGCAACGAGGAGCTCGTTGGCAAGCTGCGCGAGGCCAAGGAGGAGCTGTTCAAGCTCCGCTTCCAGGCGGCCACGGGTCAGCTGGAGAACAACGGCCGGCTCAAGTCCGTCCGTAAGGACATCGCTCGCATCTACACCCTGATGCACGAGCGTGAGCTCGGTATCGAGACGGTGGAGAGCGCCTGA
- the rpsQ gene encoding 30S ribosomal protein S17, producing the protein MSENNVTEKTERGFRKTREGLVVSDKMDKTVVVAVEDRVKHALYGKVIRRTNKLKAHDEQNAAGVGDRVLIMETRPLSASKRWRIVEILEKAK; encoded by the coding sequence ATGAGCGAGAACAACGTGACTGAGAAGACCGAGCGCGGCTTCCGCAAGACCCGTGAGGGTCTGGTCGTCAGCGACAAGATGGACAAGACCGTCGTCGTCGCCGTCGAGGACCGCGTCAAGCACGCCCTGTACGGCAAGGTCATCCGCCGTACGAACAAGCTCAAGGCGCACGACGAGCAGAACGCTGCCGGCGTCGGCGACCGCGTCCTCATCATGGAGACGCGTCCGCTGTCGGCGAGCAAGCGCTGGCGCATCGTCGAGATCCTCGAGAAGGCCAAGTAA
- the rplN gene encoding 50S ribosomal protein L14 produces the protein MIQQESRLRIADNTGAKEILCIRVLGGSGRRYAGIGDVIVATVKDAIPGGNVKKGDVVKAVIVRTVKERRRQDGSYIRFDENAAVILKNDGDPRGTRIFGPVGRELREKKFMKIISLAPEVL, from the coding sequence GTGATCCAGCAGGAGTCGCGACTGCGTATCGCCGACAACACTGGTGCGAAGGAAATCCTTTGCATCCGTGTTCTCGGTGGTTCGGGTCGCCGCTACGCGGGCATCGGTGACGTCATCGTCGCCACCGTCAAGGACGCGATCCCCGGTGGCAACGTGAAGAAGGGTGACGTCGTCAAGGCGGTCATCGTTCGCACCGTCAAGGAGCGTCGCCGCCAGGACGGCTCGTACATCCGCTTCGACGAGAACGCCGCCGTCATTCTGAAGAACGACGGCGACCCTCGCGGCACCCGTATCTTCGGCCCGGTGGGCCGTGAGCTGCGCGAGAAGAAGTTCATGAAGATCATCTCGCTCGCGCCGGAGGTGCTGTAA
- the rplX gene encoding 50S ribosomal protein L24 — translation MKIKKGDLVQVITGKDKGKQGKVIVAFPAENRVLVEGVNRVKKHTKAAQNQAGGIVITEAPVHVSNVQLVVEKDGKKVVTRVGYRFDDEGNKIRVAKRTGEDI, via the coding sequence ATGAAGATCAAGAAGGGCGACCTGGTCCAGGTCATCACCGGTAAGGACAAGGGCAAGCAGGGCAAGGTCATCGTTGCCTTCCCCGCTGAGAACCGTGTCCTCGTCGAGGGTGTCAACCGGGTCAAGAAGCACACCAAGGCTGCGCAGAACCAGGCCGGTGGCATTGTGATCACCGAGGCCCCGGTCCACGTCAGCAACGTTCAGCTGGTTGTGGAGAAGGACGGCAAGAAGGTCGTCACCCGCGTCGGCTACCGCTTCGACGACGAGGGCAACAAGATCCGCGTTGCCAAGCGGACGGGTGAGGACATCTGA
- the rplE gene encoding 50S ribosomal protein L5: MATTPRLKTKYREDITGKLREEFSYENVMQIPGLVKIVVNMGVGDAARDSKLIDGAIKDLTTITGQKPAVTKARKSIAQFKLREGQPIGCHVTLRGDRMWEFLDRTLSLALPRIRDFRGLSPKQFDGRGNYTFGLTEQVMFHEIDQDKIDRTRGMDITVVTTATNDAEGRALLRHLGFPFKEA; the protein is encoded by the coding sequence ATGGCTACCACTCCGCGTCTCAAGACGAAGTACCGCGAGGACATCACCGGCAAGCTGCGTGAGGAGTTCTCCTACGAGAACGTCATGCAGATCCCCGGCCTCGTGAAGATCGTGGTCAACATGGGTGTGGGCGACGCCGCCCGCGACTCCAAGCTGATCGACGGCGCCATCAAGGACCTGACGACGATCACCGGTCAGAAGCCGGCCGTCACGAAGGCCCGCAAGTCCATCGCGCAGTTCAAGCTGCGCGAGGGTCAGCCGATCGGCTGCCACGTCACCCTCCGTGGTGACCGCATGTGGGAGTTCCTGGACCGTACGCTGTCGCTCGCGCTGCCGCGTATCCGTGACTTCCGTGGTCTGTCGCCGAAGCAGTTCGACGGCCGTGGTAACTACACCTTCGGTCTCACGGAGCAGGTCATGTTCCACGAGATCGACCAGGACAAGATCGACCGTACCCGGGGTATGGACATCACCGTGGTCACCACGGCGACCAACGACGCTGAGGGCCGCGCGCTCCTTCGTCACCTCGGCTTCCCCTTCAAGGAGGCGTAA
- a CDS encoding type Z 30S ribosomal protein S14: MAKKALIAKAARKPKFGVRAYTRCQRCGRPHSVYRKFGLCRVCLREMAHRGELPGVTKSSW; this comes from the coding sequence ATGGCGAAGAAGGCTCTCATCGCGAAGGCTGCCCGTAAGCCCAAGTTCGGTGTGCGTGCGTACACCCGCTGCCAGCGCTGCGGTCGCCCCCACTCCGTGTACCGCAAGTTCGGCCTGTGCCGCGTCTGCCTTCGTGAGATGGCTCACCGTGGCGAGCTGCCGGGCGTGACCAAGAGCTCCTGGTAA
- the rpsH gene encoding 30S ribosomal protein S8, giving the protein MTMTDPIADMLTRLRNANSAYHDTVVMPHSKIKSHIAEILKQEGFITGWKVEDAEVGKNLVLELKFGPNRERSIAGIKRISKPGLRVYAKSTNLPKVLGGLGVAIISTSHGLLTGQQAGKKGVGGEVLAYVW; this is encoded by the coding sequence ATGACCATGACTGACCCGATCGCAGACATGCTGACCCGTCTGCGTAACGCTAACTCGGCGTACCACGACACCGTCGTGATGCCGCACAGCAAGATCAAGTCGCACATCGCAGAGATCCTCAAGCAGGAGGGTTTCATCACCGGCTGGAAGGTCGAGGACGCCGAGGTCGGCAAGAACCTCGTCCTCGAGCTGAAGTTCGGGCCGAACCGTGAGCGCTCCATCGCGGGCATCAAGCGGATCTCGAAGCCCGGTCTGCGCGTGTACGCGAAGTCCACCAACCTGCCGAAGGTGCTCGGCGGCCTGGGCGTGGCGATCATCTCCACGTCGCACGGTCTGCTCACCGGCCAGCAGGCAGGCAAGAAGGGCGTAGGTGGGGAAGTCCTCGCCTACGTCTGGTAG
- the rplF gene encoding 50S ribosomal protein L6: MSRIGKLPIQVPAGVDVTIDGSTVAVKGPKGSLSHTVKAPIAVVKGEDGVLNVTRPNDERQNKALHGLSRTLVANMITGVTTGYVKALEISGVGYRVLAKGSDLEFQLGYSHPILVEAPEGISFKVESPTKFTVEGIDKQKVGEVAANIRKLRKPDPYKAKGVKYAGEVIRRKVGKAGK; encoded by the coding sequence ATGTCGCGAATCGGCAAGCTCCCCATCCAGGTTCCCGCCGGTGTGGACGTCACCATCGATGGCAGCACGGTTGCGGTTAAGGGCCCCAAGGGTTCCCTCTCCCACACCGTCAAGGCTCCCATCGCCGTTGTTAAGGGCGAGGACGGCGTTCTGAACGTCACCCGTCCGAACGACGAGCGTCAGAACAAGGCCCTGCACGGCCTGTCCCGCACGCTGGTGGCGAACATGATCACCGGTGTGACCACGGGATACGTCAAGGCTCTCGAGATCAGCGGTGTCGGTTACCGTGTCCTGGCGAAGGGCTCCGACCTGGAGTTCCAGCTGGGTTACAGCCACCCGATCCTGGTGGAGGCGCCCGAGGGCATCTCCTTCAAGGTCGAGTCGCCGACCAAGTTCACGGTCGAGGGCATCGACAAGCAGAAGGTCGGCGAGGTCGCCGCCAACATCCGCAAGCTGCGGAAGCCCGACCCGTACAAGGCCAAGGGTGTCAAGTACGCCGGCGAAGTCATCCGCCGCAAGGTCGGAAAGGCTGGTAAGTAG
- the rplR gene encoding 50S ribosomal protein L18 — translation MAYGVKIAKGDAYKRAAKARRHIRIRKNVSGTAERPRLVVTRSNRNIVAQVIDDLQGHTLASASTLDASIRGGEGDKSSQAQAVGALVAERAKAAGVETVVFDRGGNRYAGRIAALADAAREAGLKF, via the coding sequence ATGGCATACGGTGTGAAGATCGCCAAGGGCGACGCGTACAAGCGCGCTGCCAAGGCTCGCCGCCACATCCGCATCCGCAAGAACGTCTCGGGTACGGCGGAGCGTCCGCGCCTCGTCGTGACGCGTTCGAACCGCAACATCGTTGCTCAGGTCATCGACGACCTCCAGGGCCACACCCTGGCGTCCGCGTCGACCCTGGATGCTTCGATCCGCGGTGGCGAAGGCGACAAGAGCTCGCAGGCCCAGGCTGTCGGCGCGCTCGTCGCCGAGCGTGCCAAGGCTGCGGGTGTCGAGACCGTCGTGTTCGACCGCGGTGGCAACCGATACGCCGGGCGCATTGCCGCTCTGGCTGACGCCGCCCGCGAAGCCGGGCTGAAGTTCTAA
- the rpsE gene encoding 30S ribosomal protein S5 gives MAGPQRRGSGAGGGERRDRKGRDGGPAAEKTAYVERVVAINRVAKVVKGGRRFSFTALVVVGDGDGTVGVGYGKAKEVPAAIAKGVEEAKKNFFKVPRIQGTIPHPIQGEKAAGVVLLKPASPGTGVIAGGPVRAVLECAGVHDILSKSLGSDNAINIVHATVEALKGLQRPEEIAARRGLPLEDVAPAALLRARAGAGA, from the coding sequence ATGGCTGGACCCCAGCGCCGCGGAAGCGGTGCCGGTGGCGGCGAGCGGCGGGACCGGAAGGGTCGCGACGGTGGCCCTGCCGCCGAGAAGACCGCTTACGTTGAGCGCGTTGTCGCGATCAACCGCGTCGCCAAGGTTGTCAAGGGTGGTCGCCGCTTCAGCTTCACCGCGCTGGTCGTGGTGGGCGACGGTGACGGCACTGTAGGTGTCGGTTACGGCAAGGCCAAGGAAGTTCCCGCGGCCATCGCCAAGGGTGTCGAGGAAGCCAAGAAGAACTTCTTCAAGGTTCCGCGCATCCAGGGCACCATCCCTCACCCGATCCAGGGCGAGAAGGCTGCGGGCGTCGTCCTGCTGAAGCCTGCTTCCCCCGGTACCGGTGTTATCGCCGGTGGCCCGGTGCGCGCCGTTCTGGAGTGCGCCGGCGTTCACGACATCCTGTCGAAGTCCCTGGGCTCCGACAACGCGATCAACATCGTGCACGCGACCGTGGAGGCCCTGAAGGGCCTGCAGCGTCCCGAGGAGATCGCGGCTCGCCGTGGTCTGCCCCTCGAGGACGTCGCCCCCGCGGCTCTGCTTCGTGCACGTGCTGGGGCGGGTGCGTAA
- the rpmD gene encoding 50S ribosomal protein L30, with amino-acid sequence MARLKITQTKSYIGSKQNHRDTLRSLGLKRLNDVVVKEDRPEFRGMVQTVRHLVTVEEVD; translated from the coding sequence ATGGCTCGCCTCAAGATCACGCAGACGAAGTCGTACATCGGCAGCAAGCAGAACCACCGCGACACGCTGCGTTCGCTCGGGCTCAAGCGCCTGAACGACGTCGTCGTCAAGGAGGACCGCCCCGAGTTCCGCGGAATGGTGCAGACCGTCCGCCACCTCGTGACGGTTGAGGAGGTTGACTAA
- the rplO gene encoding 50S ribosomal protein L15 produces the protein MAENSPLKAHNLRPAPGAKTAKTRVGRGEASKGKTAGRGTKGQKARYQIPQRFEGGQMPLHMRLPKLKGFKNPFRTEFQVVNLDKLGALYPEGGEVTVADLVAKGAVRKNSLVKVLGQGEISVALQVSVDAVSASAKEKIAAAGGTVTELV, from the coding sequence ATGGCTGAGAACAGCCCGCTGAAGGCCCACAACCTCCGTCCCGCCCCCGGCGCCAAGACCGCGAAGACCCGTGTCGGTCGTGGTGAGGCGTCGAAGGGTAAGACGGCCGGTCGTGGTACGAAGGGCCAGAAGGCCCGCTACCAGATCCCGCAGCGCTTCGAGGGTGGGCAGATGCCCCTCCACATGCGTCTGCCGAAGCTCAAGGGCTTCAAGAACCCGTTCCGCACCGAGTTCCAGGTCGTGAACCTGGACAAGCTCGGCGCTCTCTACCCCGAGGGTGGAGAAGTCACGGTGGCCGACCTGGTCGCCAAGGGCGCGGTTCGCAAGAACAGCCTCGTCAAGGTCCTGGGCCAGGGCGAGATCTCCGTGGCGCTGCAGGTTTCGGTTGACGCCGTCTCCGCCTCCGCCAAGGAGAAGATCGCCGCTGCCGGCGGCACCGTCACCGAGCTCGTCTAA